A single Thermodesulfatator atlanticus DSM 21156 DNA region contains:
- a CDS encoding 3-deoxy-7-phosphoheptulonate synthase, with the protein MIIILKPEITKDSPEYQLLMKYLSQFEGVKTLVAEYEGITRKVTEIHLIGHTQKIPIEMIQSLPGVEKAVRVSAKYRQIGRHGDLEPIGFDYKGLHFDQNTFHVFMGLCAADTKENVEAIFKALKEAGVRTARMGAYKPRTSPYDFQGHGKECLPWLFELAGKYDIAVIAMEVLSPHHIDEIWEALEKAGHPTGVMLQIGTRNAQNFELLKAVGNQQEFPVLYKRGMGLTIEESLNACEYIASEGNHNIIFCLRGVRTHLGDPHRNLVDFGHVPVIKRLTKLPVCVDPSHPIGSRVAAPDGIKDIYHVAAQGVIAGANMVLVEFHPKPQEALCDGPQALYLEEIPCFLDYINRARQAYLDMKDIVARYNLQAMAPKP; encoded by the coding sequence ATGATTATCATTCTTAAACCAGAGATAACCAAAGATAGCCCTGAGTACCAACTCCTGATGAAATATCTTTCTCAGTTTGAAGGGGTAAAGACCCTGGTTGCTGAATACGAAGGAATCACCCGTAAAGTGACAGAAATCCATCTTATCGGACATACCCAGAAGATTCCCATTGAGATGATTCAAAGCCTCCCTGGGGTAGAAAAAGCCGTCCGCGTTTCTGCCAAATATCGCCAGATAGGCCGGCATGGGGATTTGGAACCCATTGGCTTTGATTATAAAGGTCTTCACTTTGATCAAAACACCTTTCATGTGTTCATGGGGCTTTGTGCGGCAGACACCAAAGAAAACGTGGAAGCCATTTTCAAGGCCCTAAAAGAGGCAGGGGTGCGCACCGCCCGTATGGGAGCTTATAAACCGCGCACTTCCCCTTATGATTTCCAGGGCCACGGCAAAGAATGCCTTCCCTGGCTTTTTGAACTTGCCGGAAAATACGACATTGCCGTTATCGCCATGGAGGTGCTCTCTCCGCACCACATTGACGAAATCTGGGAAGCCTTAGAAAAAGCAGGACACCCCACCGGGGTTATGCTTCAGATTGGCACCCGCAACGCCCAGAACTTCGAACTCTTAAAGGCCGTTGGTAATCAGCAAGAGTTTCCAGTGCTTTATAAGCGTGGAATGGGGCTTACCATTGAAGAAAGCTTAAACGCCTGTGAATACATTGCCAGCGAAGGCAACCACAACATTATCTTTTGCCTGCGTGGGGTGAGAACGCATCTGGGGGATCCACACCGCAACCTGGTAGATTTTGGCCACGTGCCGGTTATTAAGCGTTTGACCAAGCTTCCGGTATGCGTGGATCCATCCCATCCCATTGGTTCTCGGGTAGCTGCCCCTGATGGCATAAAAGACATTTATCACGTTGCTGCGCAAGGTGTAATTGCCGGGGCCAATATGGTTCTTGTGGAGTTTCACCCCAAACCCCAGGAAGCTTTGTGCGATGGCCCTCAGGCGCTATACCTGGAAGAGATTCCTTGCTTCCTTGATTACATCAACCGGGCAAGGCAGGCCTACCTTGATATGAAAGACATTGTAGCCCGCTACAACTTACAGGCCATGGCTCCGAAACCCTAA
- the recA gene encoding recombinase RecA, with translation MAQLDKKKAIDAAISQIERQFGRGTIMRLGESPKIRDIAAIPSGSLGLDIATGIGGIPKGRITEIFGPESSGKTTLALHVIAEAQKGGGTAAFIDAEHALDVHYAEKIGVNVDDLLVSQPDTGEQALEIAEVLARSGGVDIIVVDSVAALVPQAEIEGAMDETQVGLQARLMSKAMRKLTAAIAKTGTAVVFINQIRMKIGMGGYGNPETTPGGNALKFYASLRLDIRRIGTIKDGTEPIGNKVRVKVVKNKMAPPFKEAEFDIYYGEGISRYTELLDLGVKMGIIEKSGAWYSYQSERLGQGRENVKRTLLEKPELAEELEARIRELAGLAPPKQEATEAHAQ, from the coding sequence ATGGCCCAGCTTGACAAGAAGAAGGCAATAGATGCGGCTATATCTCAAATAGAACGCCAGTTTGGACGCGGCACCATCATGCGTCTTGGGGAATCCCCCAAGATCAGGGATATCGCCGCTATTCCTTCAGGATCCCTTGGTCTTGATATTGCCACGGGCATTGGCGGCATCCCAAAAGGCCGCATTACCGAAATATTTGGCCCTGAGTCTTCAGGGAAAACCACCCTTGCCCTACACGTGATCGCCGAAGCCCAAAAGGGCGGTGGTACCGCAGCCTTTATCGACGCTGAGCACGCCCTTGATGTTCATTACGCCGAAAAAATCGGCGTGAACGTAGATGATCTTCTTGTTTCCCAGCCTGATACCGGGGAACAGGCCCTTGAGATTGCTGAAGTATTGGCAAGGAGCGGAGGTGTTGACATCATCGTAGTTGACTCAGTCGCCGCACTTGTCCCTCAGGCCGAGATCGAAGGCGCTATGGACGAGACCCAGGTGGGGCTTCAGGCAAGGCTCATGTCAAAGGCCATGCGTAAGCTCACCGCAGCCATTGCCAAAACAGGCACTGCGGTGGTTTTCATCAACCAGATCCGCATGAAAATAGGCATGGGGGGCTACGGAAACCCCGAAACAACCCCTGGTGGAAACGCCCTTAAGTTCTATGCCAGCTTAAGGCTTGATATTCGCCGCATTGGCACCATCAAAGACGGCACCGAGCCCATAGGCAACAAAGTACGCGTAAAAGTGGTAAAAAATAAGATGGCCCCTCCTTTTAAAGAGGCCGAGTTCGACATCTATTACGGCGAAGGCATCTCGCGCTACACTGAGCTTTTAGATCTCGGAGTCAAAATGGGCATCATAGAAAAAAGCGGGGCCTGGTATTCTTATCAGAGCGAGCGTTTGGGCCAGGGGCGTGAAAACGTAAAACGCACCCTGCTTGAAAAGCCAGAGCTTGCCGAAGAATTAGAAGCCCGTATCAGGGAACTTGCCGGGCTTGCTCCTCCAAAACAAGAAGCAACCGAGGCCCATGCCCAGTAA
- a CDS encoding mechanosensitive ion channel family protein — MDLTLVGFWAYLMAIAPQVIGAIIILVVGLWLSKRIANFSQRALERKGVDVTLSRFLRGLVYYSLVLVVIIAAVGQLGFNTMSFLTVLGALGLAIGLALKDSLSNIAAGVMIILFRPFKVGDAVTVAGVTGGVQMIGLFNTVLHTPDNQKIIVPNSKILGDVITNITANDTRRVDLVVGISYEDDIDKAKALLWEIAAKDPRILKDPATTVAVAELADSSVNLVFRPWVKTSDYWAVRFDLTEQIKKVFDQEGISIPYPQQDVHLFVEKSPEKTQ; from the coding sequence ATGGATCTAACTTTAGTAGGTTTTTGGGCTTATCTGATGGCCATTGCTCCTCAGGTTATTGGCGCCATAATAATCCTGGTTGTAGGTCTTTGGCTCTCTAAAAGAATTGCCAATTTTTCCCAGCGCGCCCTGGAAAGAAAGGGTGTTGACGTAACTTTATCTCGCTTTTTACGCGGTCTTGTCTATTATTCGCTGGTGCTGGTAGTCATTATCGCCGCCGTAGGCCAGCTCGGCTTCAACACCATGTCTTTCCTTACTGTTCTTGGTGCCTTAGGTTTGGCCATTGGCCTGGCTTTAAAAGACTCCCTTTCAAACATTGCCGCCGGGGTCATGATTATTCTTTTCAGGCCGTTTAAAGTAGGTGATGCCGTCACTGTGGCCGGTGTGACCGGAGGGGTTCAGATGATTGGTCTTTTTAACACCGTGCTTCACACCCCTGACAACCAGAAAATCATCGTACCCAACAGCAAAATTCTAGGAGACGTAATTACCAATATCACTGCCAACGATACCCGCCGCGTTGACCTTGTTGTTGGCATCAGCTACGAAGACGACATTGATAAGGCCAAAGCCCTTCTCTGGGAGATTGCCGCAAAAGACCCGCGCATCTTGAAAGACCCTGCCACAACTGTGGCCGTAGCAGAGCTTGCAGACAGTTCCGTTAACCTTGTTTTCAGACCATGGGTCAAGACCAGCGATTATTGGGCAGTGCGTTTTGACCTAACCGAACAAATCAAGAAAGTCTTTGATCAGGAAGGCATAAGCATCCCTTATCCGCAACAGGATGTACATCTTTTTGTGGAAAAAAGCCCAGAAAAAACGCAATAA